The Parashewanella tropica genome window below encodes:
- the ptsP gene encoding phosphoenolpyruvate--protein phosphotransferase, producing the protein MLTTLKKISQSMAAAANYEQALKVLVTGTKEAMLTQCCSIFILENQKLVLSATDGLQKSAVGKVKVPVSEGLIGLTVQREEPLNLANAQSHPNFKGYPEVMEEDYKALLSVPIIHRKQVLGVITVQQQQSRQFTENEEAFLVTLAAQVSLAIGGLQQKEKVNKKRSLVILQGLSASSGIAIAPAVVMGGQITLEQQDEVSNDTNFEYERLHLAITQTRTMLDELAQRFDQAQQQDLVSIFSALQLLLDDNSLGGEFEKEVQLGWKAESAVSRVSLRFIKQFSEMEDPYLKERANDVRDLGQRVLRHLIEPNRLQMEFDEPVILVTRDADATILAEFPQDKLAGIVTEFGGVNSHASIMARALGIPAVVGVDKLLLADLTDKKLILNAHRGMLLVSPTRSVVKEYQALIKAERAQERRYRKEMSEPTVTLDGHKANLYVNAGLLGGIQNEVVNEADGIGLYRTEVAFMLQPHFPSEIEQIKLYAEVLQSMPNRPVVMRTLDVGGDKALPYFPINEVNPCLGWRGIRLSLDHPDLLLIQLRAMIQADHGQQQLQILLPMVSQLDEIDRALGYINKAHQEIESELDKSIPKPKVGVMIEVPSLVYQLDQVAQRVDFVSVGSNDLTQYLLAVDRNNPRVSELYDSYHPGVLRALQRIMLDCRQHQLDVSVCGELASEPMGAALLLAMGCNKLSMNHGNIPKVNYVLRRVKLSELKQILSKLLSLDSGLDVRTSLESYFEQQNIKVS; encoded by the coding sequence TTGTTAACTACGCTAAAAAAAATTAGTCAATCAATGGCTGCGGCTGCAAACTATGAACAAGCTTTAAAGGTGCTGGTGACAGGCACTAAAGAAGCCATGCTCACACAATGCTGTTCTATTTTTATTCTTGAAAATCAAAAGCTGGTTTTATCTGCCACTGACGGTTTACAGAAATCGGCCGTTGGAAAAGTTAAAGTCCCTGTCTCAGAAGGCTTAATTGGCTTAACTGTACAGCGTGAAGAACCACTTAATTTAGCCAACGCTCAAAGTCACCCTAATTTTAAAGGTTACCCAGAGGTGATGGAAGAAGACTATAAAGCGCTTCTTTCTGTTCCCATTATTCATCGCAAGCAGGTCCTTGGTGTTATTACCGTTCAGCAACAACAATCTCGCCAGTTCACAGAAAATGAAGAAGCGTTTTTAGTGACGTTAGCTGCGCAGGTCTCTTTAGCAATAGGTGGACTGCAGCAAAAAGAAAAAGTTAATAAAAAGCGCAGCCTAGTCATACTCCAAGGGTTATCAGCCTCTTCTGGTATCGCCATTGCTCCAGCTGTGGTAATGGGGGGGCAGATTACCTTAGAGCAACAGGATGAAGTAAGCAATGATACTAACTTTGAATATGAACGCTTACATTTAGCGATTACACAAACTCGAACCATGCTGGATGAGCTAGCTCAACGTTTTGATCAAGCCCAGCAACAAGATTTAGTATCGATTTTTTCAGCGTTACAGTTATTACTGGACGACAATAGCTTAGGCGGTGAGTTTGAGAAAGAAGTTCAGCTTGGTTGGAAAGCGGAATCGGCAGTAAGCCGAGTTTCTCTAAGGTTTATTAAACAGTTTTCTGAGATGGAAGATCCATACCTTAAAGAACGTGCAAACGATGTTCGAGATTTAGGTCAAAGAGTGCTCAGACATTTAATAGAACCTAATCGTTTACAGATGGAGTTTGATGAACCTGTTATCCTTGTTACCCGTGATGCGGATGCAACCATACTGGCTGAATTTCCTCAAGATAAGCTGGCTGGCATAGTCACTGAATTTGGTGGTGTTAACTCTCATGCAAGTATTATGGCGCGAGCATTAGGTATACCAGCCGTTGTGGGTGTCGATAAATTATTACTGGCGGACTTAACGGATAAAAAACTGATCTTAAATGCCCATAGAGGCATGTTATTGGTTTCTCCAACTCGATCAGTAGTTAAAGAATATCAGGCTTTAATTAAGGCCGAGCGAGCTCAAGAGCGTCGTTATCGTAAAGAAATGAGCGAGCCAACAGTCACGTTAGACGGACATAAAGCTAATTTGTATGTGAATGCAGGGTTATTAGGTGGCATTCAAAACGAAGTGGTTAATGAAGCTGATGGTATTGGCTTGTATCGTACTGAAGTTGCTTTCATGCTTCAGCCGCATTTCCCTAGTGAGATTGAGCAAATCAAGCTTTATGCTGAAGTGTTGCAATCAATGCCTAATCGTCCCGTAGTGATGAGAACCTTAGACGTTGGTGGTGACAAAGCTTTACCTTATTTTCCCATCAATGAAGTTAATCCTTGTCTCGGTTGGCGAGGAATACGTTTATCGTTAGATCATCCTGACTTATTACTCATCCAACTGCGAGCTATGATTCAAGCTGATCATGGTCAACAACAGCTGCAAATCTTACTGCCTATGGTCAGTCAGTTAGATGAGATTGATCGTGCATTAGGGTACATAAATAAAGCGCATCAAGAAATTGAAAGTGAATTAGATAAAAGTATTCCAAAACCCAAAGTTGGAGTCATGATTGAAGTGCCAAGTTTGGTTTACCAGCTGGATCAAGTAGCACAAAGAGTCGACTTTGTTTCAGTAGGCAGTAATGACTTAACTCAGTATTTATTAGCTGTCGATCGTAACAACCCAAGAGTCAGTGAGCTATATGATAGTTACCATCCAGGGGTTTTACGTGCACTACAGCGAATTATGCTGGATTGTCGTCAACACCAGCTAGATGTCAGTGTATGTGGTGAACTAGCCAGCGAACCGATGGGAGCAGCGTTGTTGCTTGCCATGGGGTGTAACAAGCTCAGTATGAACCACGGCAATATCCCCAAAGTTAATTATGTACTGAGAAGGGTTAAGCTCTCAGAGCTTAAGCAAATTTTATCTAAGTTATTAAGTTTGGACAGTGGTCTTGATGTTAGGACGTCGCTTGAGTCTTACTTTGAACAGCAAAATATAAAAGTTAGCTGA
- the rppH gene encoding RNA pyrophosphohydrolase — MIDSDGFRENVGIIICNKFGQVMWARRFGQHSWQFPQGGVDDGETPEQAMYRELYEEVGLKPEHVTILSSSRSWLRYRLPKRLIRQDSKPVCIGQKQKWFLLQLKSHEKAINLNASGHPEFDHWRWVSYWYPVRQVVSFKRDVYRKVMKEFAPIVLAMQQRDFSGGRKRYKKR; from the coding sequence GTGATTGATAGTGACGGCTTTCGTGAAAATGTAGGCATCATTATCTGTAATAAATTCGGTCAGGTTATGTGGGCGAGAAGGTTTGGGCAACACTCATGGCAATTTCCACAAGGCGGTGTCGATGATGGCGAAACCCCTGAACAAGCAATGTATAGAGAATTGTATGAAGAAGTGGGGCTTAAACCTGAGCATGTGACAATCTTATCATCAAGTCGATCTTGGTTGCGATATCGTCTACCCAAGCGCTTGATTAGACAAGATAGTAAACCTGTTTGTATCGGACAAAAACAGAAGTGGTTTTTATTACAATTAAAAAGCCATGAAAAAGCCATTAACCTGAATGCATCTGGTCATCCTGAATTTGATCACTGGCGCTGGGTTAGTTATTGGTATCCGGTAAGGCAAGTCGTGTCCTTTAAACGAGATGTATATCGGAAGGTAATGAAAGAGTTCGCCCCAATAGTACTTGCAATGCAGCAAAGGGATTTTAGTGGCGGACGAAAGAGGTATAAAAAACGTTAG
- the mutH gene encoding DNA mismatch repair endonuclease MutH, whose protein sequence is MKSKPKSLDELLLRADAMAGLNLEELAKLNQLPVPKDLKRDKGWIGQLIEIELGADAGSKAQQDFLHLGVELKTIPINRYGKPLETTFVTTTPLMNVNNLNFFDSLVFHKLQQVLWVPIEGERDIPVAERRIGTPFLWRPDPVELKLLQQDWEEIMELIALGQVESITARHGEVLQLRPKAANSRALTESITEDGSIKLTNPRGFYLKTQFTSQILAKMFSR, encoded by the coding sequence ATGAAATCTAAACCTAAATCGCTAGATGAACTTTTACTAAGAGCTGATGCCATGGCTGGACTCAATTTAGAGGAGCTAGCAAAGCTAAATCAACTACCCGTTCCAAAAGATCTAAAGCGAGATAAAGGCTGGATTGGGCAGCTCATTGAAATTGAACTCGGTGCAGATGCGGGTTCTAAAGCTCAACAAGACTTTCTTCACCTTGGCGTGGAGCTAAAAACCATCCCAATAAATCGTTATGGAAAACCTTTAGAAACCACATTTGTCACAACGACTCCATTGATGAATGTGAATAACCTGAACTTTTTTGACAGCTTAGTTTTTCACAAACTGCAACAAGTGTTATGGGTTCCAATAGAAGGTGAACGCGATATTCCTGTCGCAGAGCGTCGAATCGGAACTCCATTTTTGTGGCGACCCGATCCAGTTGAATTAAAGCTACTTCAACAGGACTGGGAAGAAATCATGGAGTTGATTGCTTTGGGTCAAGTTGAATCTATTACAGCTCGTCATGGAGAAGTACTACAACTTAGACCTAAGGCCGCCAATAGTCGCGCATTAACAGAAAGTATCACTGAAGATGGCAGCATTAAATTAACAAATCCTCGTGGTTTTTATCTTAAAACCCAATTTACCTCACAAATTCTCGCAAAAATGTTTAGTCGTTAA
- a CDS encoding adenylate/guanylate cyclase domain-containing protein: MSVFIFFRYSHNAGFPIWANSVMDLQILALCVGLIFGCLHWLSNLIVDYSFIYRLPYIVSLFVKGIILLAAAITIGRFFQYLELWGIKNHHITLWEIDAIGILYSDSFKLFLVYLIFVRISLAFVEQMGLLVGTRELLNIAIGKYHRPLYEQRLFMFLDMSNSTMIAEKLGDYRFSCLIQDCFKLLNEPVSNNGAEIYRYMGDGVFLHWQVERGIEEERCLHLYFEFNQILKWHSAHFKKKYGFVPEFKAAIHCGQVVTAVVGVQKREISFFSDVLNTLSRLQDQCSTLKQELIISSATALRLDKEQSEFDIQDLGQHKLKGKQHSTQLFGVTKKKKE, from the coding sequence ATGTCAGTATTTATTTTTTTCCGCTATTCCCATAATGCAGGCTTTCCCATATGGGCCAATAGCGTCATGGATCTTCAAATTCTTGCCCTGTGTGTAGGGCTGATCTTTGGCTGTTTACACTGGTTATCCAATCTCATTGTGGATTACAGTTTCATCTACCGTCTGCCTTATATCGTATCTTTATTTGTCAAAGGCATCATTTTATTGGCCGCCGCAATCACCATTGGACGCTTCTTCCAATATTTAGAACTGTGGGGGATCAAAAATCATCACATCACTCTTTGGGAAATTGATGCGATAGGCATTCTCTATAGTGATTCATTCAAACTATTTTTGGTTTACCTTATTTTTGTTCGGATCAGTCTCGCGTTTGTTGAACAAATGGGATTATTGGTTGGCACAAGAGAGCTACTGAATATTGCCATCGGCAAATATCATCGACCGTTATACGAACAGCGTTTATTTATGTTTTTAGACATGTCTAATTCAACGATGATCGCTGAAAAACTGGGGGATTATCGTTTCAGTTGCTTAATTCAAGACTGTTTCAAACTGCTGAATGAACCCGTAAGTAACAATGGCGCCGAAATCTATCGTTATATGGGTGATGGCGTATTTCTTCATTGGCAAGTTGAACGTGGAATTGAGGAAGAACGTTGCCTGCATTTATATTTTGAGTTCAATCAAATACTGAAATGGCATAGCGCTCACTTCAAGAAAAAATATGGCTTTGTTCCTGAGTTTAAAGCCGCTATTCATTGTGGTCAGGTTGTCACTGCTGTTGTAGGGGTACAAAAACGAGAGATCAGCTTTTTTAGTGATGTACTCAATACACTTTCTCGGTTACAAGATCAGTGCAGCACACTAAAACAAGAGCTGATCATTTCTTCCGCTACGGCACTTAGGCTGGATAAGGAGCAATCGGAATTTGATATCCAAGATCTTGGTCAACATAAACTCAAGGGTAAACAACATTCAACGCAACTCTTTGGAGTTACAAAGAAAAAGAAAGAGTAA
- a CDS encoding hydrogen peroxide-inducible genes activator, producing MKNLPSLKNLHYLIHLHREQNFNRAAKACFVSQSTLSTGIQNLEELLGQQLIERDNKSFMFTATGEEVVARAQQVLTDVTDLVDLVQQQGEPMTGEVRLGCIPTIAPFLLGRLVSQCQQKYPDLNLQIKEDTTEQLLLALGEGKLDLLILALPVETHGFHTKKVGIDPFKMIVHKQYAEGLKEPVDYRSLPENSIFLLQQEHCITGHAISACKLQDNRKVHPFSATSLHTLVQMVNCKLGATFLPQMAIDSGILQGTELEALNPPGETPYRDIGIVWRQTSSRLQTFIGIGQEVEALLEIR from the coding sequence ATGAAAAATTTACCAAGTTTGAAAAACTTGCATTACCTTATCCACTTACATCGTGAGCAAAATTTTAACCGTGCAGCCAAAGCGTGCTTTGTCAGTCAGTCAACCTTGTCGACGGGTATCCAAAACCTTGAAGAATTACTTGGTCAACAACTGATTGAACGAGACAATAAATCGTTTATGTTTACTGCGACAGGTGAAGAAGTCGTTGCAAGAGCTCAGCAAGTGTTAACCGATGTTACCGATTTAGTCGACTTGGTTCAGCAGCAAGGAGAGCCGATGACCGGAGAGGTTAGACTTGGCTGTATTCCGACCATTGCGCCTTTTCTACTAGGGCGGTTAGTCAGTCAATGTCAGCAAAAATATCCCGATTTGAATCTACAAATAAAAGAAGACACCACGGAGCAGTTATTATTGGCGCTTGGTGAGGGAAAACTGGATTTACTCATTTTGGCATTGCCCGTAGAAACTCATGGTTTTCATACTAAAAAAGTTGGTATTGACCCGTTTAAAATGATTGTACACAAACAATACGCAGAAGGTCTAAAAGAGCCTGTCGATTATCGCAGTTTACCTGAAAATAGCATCTTCTTATTGCAGCAAGAGCACTGTATTACCGGTCACGCTATCAGTGCTTGTAAGTTACAAGACAATCGCAAGGTTCACCCATTTTCCGCCACTAGCCTCCATACTTTGGTACAGATGGTTAATTGCAAATTGGGAGCAACCTTCTTGCCTCAAATGGCGATTGATAGTGGAATATTACAAGGCACAGAGCTTGAAGCATTAAACCCACCGGGAGAAACACCATACCGTGATATTGGCATTGTATGGCGTCAAACCTCTAGCAGACTTCAAACATTCATCGGTATTGGTCAAGAAGTTGAGGCATTGTTAGAGATAAGATAA
- a CDS encoding 5'-methylthioadenosine/adenosylhomocysteine nucleosidase, whose protein sequence is MKIGVIGAMEPEVVHLIKSIQNPQTKTIAGIEFVSGEYGEHQLIVTRSGIGKVTASIATTILIQEYNPEYIINTGSAGGFAKELAIGDIVISNEVRHHDVDVTAFGYEIGQVPQHPAAYLPHPTLVDAASKAIDKIGEVKAIEGLICSGDSFINNPERAKVMLSNFPTMAACEMEAAAVAQVCYQFKKPFVVIRSLSDNANDDSAVDFDSYIIKAGHHSALMVLALTEYL, encoded by the coding sequence ATGAAAATTGGTGTGATCGGCGCAATGGAGCCGGAAGTTGTTCACTTAATTAAGTCTATACAAAATCCACAAACTAAAACCATTGCAGGTATTGAATTCGTATCCGGCGAATATGGTGAGCATCAGCTTATTGTTACGCGTTCAGGTATTGGTAAAGTAACTGCGAGTATCGCTACAACCATACTTATTCAAGAGTATAACCCTGAATACATTATCAATACGGGTTCTGCTGGCGGTTTCGCAAAAGAGCTAGCTATTGGTGATATTGTGATTTCAAACGAAGTCCGTCATCACGATGTCGACGTTACCGCTTTTGGTTATGAAATAGGACAAGTGCCTCAACATCCTGCAGCCTATTTACCTCACCCAACTTTGGTTGATGCCGCCAGTAAAGCCATTGATAAGATTGGTGAAGTGAAGGCAATTGAAGGTTTGATTTGCTCTGGTGACAGCTTTATCAATAATCCTGAGCGCGCAAAAGTGATGCTATCTAACTTCCCAACGATGGCCGCTTGTGAAATGGAAGCCGCTGCCGTAGCGCAAGTGTGTTATCAATTTAAAAAGCCATTCGTTGTGATACGTTCGCTATCGGATAATGCTAATGATGACTCAGCTGTAGATTTTGATTCGTATATTATTAAGGCAGGTCACCATTCTGCGCTAATGGTACTGGCGTTAACGGAATATCTATAA
- a CDS encoding cobalamin biosynthesis protein CobD/CbiB, whose amino-acid sequence MQDALVHLLEHNLAYYQQAAILLAALIMAHFIPLYRQQQPLFLFARLAKQFAVHVNHPQRAISQRKIAGFLSVLLLTLPFALLIYFFIALAYYPWFFEFLILYLCLQDSRLIKDSNRIAQLSHQQEKHKARMVLADWTSRDTSSLTTLGINKATIETTISVTQTNFTGVILAFLLGGAPLVLVYKMLQQLDEAWPNIAPRFNGFNSYLHTVLAILNFFPKLLFSAFFAISAGCKGFSLWVNTAFSPQSFTTALVSYRIIAFKFGIELGGPQLFDGIKVQQPKYQYGKPPTAEHIVLINQKISQFQFFTIALTLAITVLFPFFDFAIR is encoded by the coding sequence ATGCAGGATGCACTAGTACATCTTCTAGAACACAACCTAGCTTATTATCAACAAGCAGCAATCTTACTTGCTGCTTTGATAATGGCTCACTTCATTCCGTTATACCGTCAACAACAACCTCTATTTTTATTTGCTCGACTTGCAAAACAATTTGCGGTTCATGTTAATCACCCACAACGGGCGATAAGTCAAAGAAAAATTGCTGGTTTTCTATCAGTACTACTGCTTACCTTGCCTTTTGCACTGCTCATTTATTTTTTTATTGCTTTAGCTTATTACCCTTGGTTCTTTGAATTCTTGATCTTGTACTTATGCTTACAGGACAGTCGGCTAATAAAAGACAGCAATAGAATTGCACAGCTGAGTCATCAACAGGAAAAGCACAAAGCCCGTATGGTTTTAGCCGATTGGACAAGTCGAGATACTTCCTCCTTAACAACTCTTGGTATCAACAAAGCTACTATCGAAACCACTATATCCGTTACACAAACTAACTTTACTGGCGTGATACTTGCCTTTTTACTTGGTGGTGCACCTTTAGTTTTAGTGTATAAAATGCTGCAGCAATTAGATGAAGCATGGCCTAATATTGCCCCTAGATTCAACGGTTTTAACAGTTACTTGCATACGGTATTAGCGATATTAAATTTCTTTCCGAAGTTATTATTCTCAGCTTTTTTTGCTATTTCAGCTGGTTGTAAAGGCTTCTCACTTTGGGTAAATACTGCTTTTTCGCCTCAATCATTTACAACAGCATTAGTGAGTTACCGCATAATAGCCTTTAAATTTGGTATCGAGCTCGGCGGCCCTCAATTATTTGATGGTATTAAAGTACAGCAACCCAAATATCAATATGGAAAACCACCAACAGCTGAGCATATTGTGTTAATAAACCAAAAGATAAGTCAGTTCCAATTTTTCACTATAGCCCTGACTCTAGCTATTACGGTGCTGTTTCCTTTTTTTGATTTTGCAATAAGATAA
- a CDS encoding potassium/proton antiporter has translation MSAEWINNFFLICAILIAISVLLSPVSSRLGVPILLVFLAVGIFAGVDGIGGIVFDDFSLAYLASNLALAIILLDGGLRTRASSFKVALGPALSLATLGVALTTIITGLMATWLFNLSLMQGLLLGAIVGSTDAAVVFSLMKGRSINERVEATLEIESGSNDPMAVFLTVTLISLISMSQINASGFMLIWHFIQHFSIGICLGLGGGWLLWQLINRMKLDEGLYAILVLSGGLLIYAISNSLGGSGILSIYLAGVWLGNHPTRGRHTILAVLDGVTWMSQIGMFLILGLLLTPSSLTGIIIPSLLLAFGMILIGRPISVWLSLLPFKHFSKRQRWFISWVGLRGAVPIILAVYPMMAGLPNAQLYFNVAFFVVLVSLLVQGSTLSFAAKLAKVLLPPKPEPISRSGIEIYPKSDWEVFVYKLGNHKWCIGEPLKALNMPDGTRVIAVFRNQKMLHPSGKTELKADDILCVLAKEVNLDALSELFSQAPETEIGITPTRFLGDFFIEPQTPLIHLAPMYAISLSEEEQHKKVQDLFNEKVGETPVIGDQFKWQSLRWIVAEMQEGKITRVGIQLPKQV, from the coding sequence TTGAGTGCTGAGTGGATAAATAATTTTTTTCTAATTTGCGCTATTTTAATCGCAATCAGTGTGCTACTCAGCCCAGTATCTTCTCGTCTCGGTGTTCCCATTCTTTTAGTCTTTTTAGCTGTAGGTATCTTCGCGGGTGTCGACGGTATTGGCGGTATAGTCTTTGACGACTTTTCTCTCGCCTATCTCGCCAGTAACTTGGCTTTAGCTATTATATTGCTCGATGGCGGCCTTAGAACCCGAGCCAGCAGCTTTAAAGTCGCTCTTGGTCCAGCTTTATCTCTTGCCACATTAGGCGTTGCCTTAACCACCATTATCACAGGGCTGATGGCAACTTGGCTTTTCAATCTGTCTTTAATGCAAGGGCTACTATTGGGTGCGATTGTAGGCTCAACCGATGCCGCAGTGGTATTTTCATTGATGAAAGGCCGCAGCATCAATGAACGTGTTGAGGCTACCCTTGAAATTGAATCTGGTAGTAATGATCCCATGGCGGTATTCCTTACCGTAACTCTGATCAGTTTAATCTCAATGTCTCAAATTAATGCCTCAGGCTTTATGCTCATTTGGCATTTTATTCAGCATTTTAGTATTGGAATTTGCCTAGGTTTGGGTGGTGGTTGGCTGCTATGGCAACTTATCAACCGCATGAAGTTAGATGAAGGACTCTATGCCATATTAGTGCTCAGCGGTGGGCTTCTGATTTATGCTATTAGCAACAGTTTGGGCGGTAGTGGCATTTTATCGATATATTTAGCAGGCGTTTGGTTAGGCAATCATCCAACTCGAGGGCGTCATACCATTTTAGCCGTTTTAGATGGTGTCACATGGATGAGTCAAATTGGCATGTTTTTAATTTTAGGGTTACTGCTTACACCTTCGTCTTTAACAGGGATTATCATCCCAAGTCTGTTACTTGCTTTTGGTATGATTCTGATCGGAAGACCAATATCGGTTTGGCTGAGTTTATTACCCTTTAAACACTTCAGTAAGCGCCAACGCTGGTTCATTTCTTGGGTAGGGCTTAGAGGCGCTGTACCTATTATCCTTGCCGTTTACCCTATGATGGCAGGATTACCCAATGCACAACTTTATTTTAATGTGGCATTTTTTGTCGTTTTAGTATCGCTATTAGTACAGGGTTCAACACTCAGTTTTGCGGCAAAATTAGCGAAAGTCCTGTTACCTCCTAAACCAGAGCCCATTTCACGTTCAGGTATTGAGATCTACCCCAAGAGCGACTGGGAAGTCTTTGTATATAAGTTAGGCAACCATAAATGGTGCATTGGTGAACCACTGAAAGCTTTAAATATGCCTGATGGCACTCGTGTTATCGCCGTATTTAGAAATCAAAAAATGCTTCATCCATCGGGGAAAACGGAATTAAAGGCTGATGACATTCTTTGTGTTTTGGCAAAAGAGGTGAACCTTGATGCCTTAAGTGAGCTATTCAGCCAAGCCCCAGAAACTGAAATTGGGATTACGCCAACAAGATTCTTAGGAGACTTCTTTATTGAGCCACAAACACCACTCATTCATTTGGCGCCGATGTACGCTATCTCTCTTTCAGAAGAAGAACAGCACAAAAAAGTTCAAGACTTATTTAATGAGAAGGTCGGTGAAACTCCTGTAATTGGAGATCAGTTTAAATGGCAATCCCTACGCTGGATTGTTGCTGAAATGCAAGAAGGTAAAATCACTCGCGTAGGGATACAATTGCCTAAACAGGTCTAA
- a CDS encoding outer membrane beta-barrel protein yields MNKFLLAIVLMALPLSTLAEEQLQDRPHYISTSASFALSHDKSGYDFKSDDFMIGLDVFYSYHFNNEWAVELGFRAVAPEPFVTIFTAPFEPDLILDDAKSFRLVANYGWQLNKRHSIIYKLGAQFYDVNYIHQTYKSSTKDGKTTITAIKDHRSTDGVSVFAGVGWRMHFDSGWELGVSYDFQPMDVINVQTLNLDFGYRF; encoded by the coding sequence ATGAACAAGTTTCTATTAGCCATAGTATTAATGGCTTTGCCCCTTTCTACTTTAGCGGAAGAGCAGTTACAAGATAGACCTCATTACATTTCTACATCGGCATCATTTGCCCTTAGTCACGACAAGTCTGGGTATGACTTTAAAAGTGATGACTTCATGATTGGGCTTGATGTGTTCTATAGTTATCACTTCAACAACGAATGGGCCGTTGAACTGGGTTTTAGAGCCGTTGCTCCTGAACCATTCGTCACCATATTTACCGCGCCGTTTGAGCCAGATTTAATTCTTGATGATGCAAAGTCATTTCGCTTAGTGGCTAACTATGGCTGGCAACTCAATAAGCGTCACTCGATTATTTATAAGTTAGGTGCTCAGTTTTATGACGTGAACTATATTCATCAAACTTATAAAAGCTCGACTAAAGATGGCAAAACGACGATTACAGCGATTAAAGATCATCGCTCAACAGATGGTGTTTCTGTATTTGCCGGCGTAGGTTGGAGAATGCACTTTGACTCAGGTTGGGAGTTAGGTGTGAGTTATGACTTTCAACCTATGGATGTGATTAATGTTCAAACTTTAAACCTTGATTTTGGTTATCGTTTTTAG
- a CDS encoding outer membrane beta-barrel protein: MKRILILLFSFISFNGMAQIPQQAVMSFAVGAGYSAGENSRGVENDKAAVSYDGSYRFQLLPEWGIELGYKRLDPQLYTVHVEEVLDNEIIQEHIYSYRALATYSIPFMDKQRFDLKAGVHQYDLGYRSKVDGKIVVKDKSAMSYYAAANWVYRFDIGIELGVGYDFQQIDVIRVQTFSLVIGYSI; encoded by the coding sequence ATGAAACGGATTTTAATATTATTGTTCTCGTTTATATCGTTTAACGGTATGGCTCAAATTCCTCAGCAGGCAGTTATGTCGTTTGCCGTCGGGGCTGGGTATAGTGCGGGTGAAAACTCCCGAGGTGTTGAAAATGATAAGGCTGCGGTTAGTTATGATGGCTCATATCGCTTTCAATTATTACCAGAGTGGGGGATAGAACTTGGCTACAAGCGACTTGATCCACAACTTTATACTGTGCATGTAGAAGAGGTTCTCGATAATGAAATTATTCAGGAACATATTTATAGCTACAGAGCACTGGCCACATACAGTATTCCATTTATGGACAAGCAGAGATTCGATTTAAAAGCTGGTGTTCATCAATATGATCTTGGCTATCGTTCGAAAGTTGACGGTAAAATCGTTGTTAAAGATAAATCAGCCATGTCTTATTATGCCGCAGCAAATTGGGTTTATCGGTTTGATATTGGTATAGAACTAGGCGTAGGCTATGACTTCCAACAGATAGACGTTATCAGAGTACAAACTTTCAGCTTAGTCATTGGCTATAGTATTTAA